CCTATTTCAGTGGGTCTAGGGTAGGGCTGGCATTGAAGTTTTAAAAGTTCCTTAGTTGATTCTAATTCCCAACCTGGGTAGTGAATCACCAGTTTAAAGCAGAGGATAGAGAAAGTGAGcaacttttcagttttcttctgacTCAGGAAATCGCACTGTGGCCACTTACTTAACTTGAATTATTTAGAGTTGCCAAATTATTAGATATGTTTTCAGTGGAGTATGATCATGGAAGCATATTACATAGGCAAATGCCTCTTTGGATTATGCTACTCTCTTGTCCATCTCCTTTGACAGAGAGAATTGAAATTACTGTTCTGTAAGAGACTGAGGTTTTCCTGAGGAGAACTAGTCCTCAGTCTTATAACAAATAATCAAGTTCAACTAGACCTTGTaacttaaagttttaaaagacttaaaatatcATGTTAAGTTAAAATATTCctggagaaaaatttaaaagtttaggtTGGAGAAGATCCTTGAAATACAGACAAGGGAGATGTTTTCTTTCCTCAATCTTACTATTCTGTTCTGTCTGAGGGTGTAGGTTCTATGTAAGGATTGggtttcttttaagaaaaactattttggggtttccctggtggcacactggttaagaatacgcctgcccatgcaggggacatgggttcgagccctggtccggtaagatcccatctgccgcggagcaacttagcccgtgcactacaactactgagcctgctctagagcccgcgagccacaactactgaagcccacgcacctagagcccgtgctctgcaacaagagaagccatcgcgatgagaagcccgcgcaccacaatgaagagtagctcctgctcgccacaactagagaaagcctgcgcacatcaacaaagacccaacgcagccaaaaataaaaaataaataaaataaatttatagaaagaaagaaaaactgtttaTTTGGACCTGAATTCTGAAATTTCAGAAACTGACCTCTAAGGCTGACCAGAGCCAATACATGTATTTTGTGGTGCTTAACTTGGAAGTCTTCTAAAGCTTCCTTCTCGTGGGCTGAGTGGGTATGTGTAGTTTGGTTCCTACAGTAGCTGAGCACATAGATATGGAACAGAACGTGGAGGATTCAGGcacttaaaatggataacctattACATGACAACTGCTAGCTCCACGTCATTCTCTTCAGCAGTACACCTAGAACAGGAAAAGGTGGAGACCACTGACCAGAATGGCATCTTTTACCACAAAGGCTGTAGTGTACCCCCAGGAAGGTTGTGCATCATCAGAGTTTGGTCCCACTTTGCAAATTGTTTGTCACTTGTGGGCAAAGGTATCTAATTAACATGAGGATGTTGAAATGTATTACCTGGTGTTTGTGTTTATCAGAAAAGggcattaaaacaaacaaactttgtGTGTTTATCAGAAAAGggcattaaaacaaacaaactttgtGCAGtactgttttatggctgagtaacccATTGTAAATTCCTAGATTGGAATGATAATCCTTGTTTTACTACAAATTGCATGTGCCTACACATCCTTCACCTCTGCTCTGCTCTTAACTAACAAGGGCCAGTACTGTGTTTCCTTCCTATTCTGTCCTtgtttttgtgttagtttcaaaaaagaaaaaaaaaaaaattcctcagtgTGTGGCCTATCTTTTAAGGAGTTCTCTGCTTACCCTGTTGCATTTTGCTCTCCTCTGAATGATGGGGGTGAGATTTGAAAGCAGGTTCTACTCCTGTCTTAGGCAGCTGTTTAAGACAGAGGCAGTGGCTGCTTCTACAGACTGTCATTAATGGATTGAATACTTGATGCCCTGGAGAAAGCAGAAGTTTCCTGGTTCAGATCAAGCCAAGAATTAGATGGCAgtcctgtttttggtttttttttatatttttaatcactttgaGGTCTGGGGGATAGATAACCTAGCCCCTGGCCTCAAAGAGTTTATGTTCTAAATGTAAGATAAGTCGTAAACCGTGACAACTTTAAGATCTCCTTAACGGTTCAAAATAACTAAACAGAGAGCCTTCTCAGATTGTGCTTTTGCCTGTGGTGTTAGACCCTACATCTTTCCACGAAATTTTCTTATGTTATTTccttcagcaaatacttattcaGGGTCTTCCATGGGCCAGGCCTGAACAGCGCAGCTGAGATCTTAGCCCTGGAGGAGCTTACAGGCTTGTGGGGGAAGTCAGCTAACCAACAAGTAGCCATATCACACAGTTAGGACCTGTTTTCCAGAAAAGAACACTTTCTACATAAAGCCGAGTTCACCAATGAGATGATATAAAATATCACTTGGAAGCATTTTTCTCTAGCCATCTTGATAAGCATTTCTTAAAGATTTCTTTCACCATCTTGGCaagctttttacttctttttgacTTTAAAAGTGAGGGATGAGTCTTCAGTGAGCCAAAGAGCTCCATTTTATAGGGtgaactgcatttttaaaatgtaggtttaaaTTGTTGCCCTTTGTCTATGGTTCTTTATTCTTCGTGGGGAAAATGGTTCAGATCCAGAGAACGGATATGCTTAGGAGGTAATTTTTGTAGCCTGTTAGCTATTAATATTGTTCCATTTTTCTCAATTTCTAAGTAAAAGTGATAAAACATACCCTTGGAAGCAAGGACTAACCAGAATTTAATCTTTTTCAGAAGCTGAGAAGAAAGCACCCTGTCCTGGACTTGGCTTGTTTTACACATTATTGTCTGCGTTCCTATTCTCAGTGGGctctttatttgttaaaaaagtGCAAGACATCCATGCTGTAGAAATTAGTGCGTTCCGATGTGTGTTCCAAATGCTAATCATTATCCCTTGCTTAATATACAGAAAGTAAGTATTTCTTACCTGAAAAGTAGAAggtattaataaatgtttgtaaatcTTTTGACCTGCTTAAATTATCTACTCTACAGACTCTGCTTTTATCCCTCTCATAGATTTACCAGTCCTTACACCCTTTGGCTCAGATTAATGAAAAGTCACAAGGATCCACCCAGAGAAGACGCTCTCATAAGCACCAACCACATGCCCAAACAAAGGAGGGGAAAGAGCTTCACTTATTTACCACCCCCTATTTGAGAACAAAGCTTTCCTTGTACAATTCCCCCCATCTTGTAccaccctccctctttcctttggcATAACTagtatttggaagaaaaaagtaaacggGAGGAAACAGTAGTGCCTCCTAGTGTCAGAGGTTTCTTTAAGTAGAACAGGCTGCTCGCCTACCAGGGCAAACAGAAGGTTACAGTAATAATATTTAGGTCTTCCCACTAGGGTGCcatgagaaagggaaaaggggatCTTGAGAAAGGCCTTTTTAGCTCTTTTCCTGTTCagcgtcctcatctgtaaactggaggGAATGATATCCTTTGTCCTCTACCCTGTACGAAAACTGTAGTCCCCATCCTTACTCTTCTCTCCCCGCCCagcccccccttccccttccacaTGGACCCCATACACACACCCTCCCCAGGTGAAAATTATACCTTCCCCACACTGTTGTAACCTCTACACACCCCCGTGTACTTAGACGCGTGGGAGGAGGGCCTGTTGGGTTCCTGGTGGCTGTttggctctttctctctttgggtAAAGATGCTTAAACTCCAGATTAAAAGCTTTAGTCACTTGCTACCAAAGTCTCTTTGTATCTATAACTCAGTGCAGATTTACTTAGAATAGTTTCACTCCTTATCCCAAGTCTTTGGTGAAAAAGAAAATCCGCTAAGATCAAAAATATTGTCAGAAATTCCCGTGTAGGTGTGGATAAGTCACAATATTTTAGGAAATGATGGTAGGTAAGACTTCAGAAATGTCTAAAGGTGGCAACAGACCACTGATGCTAACACAGTCATTCCATTTTGGAGTAAAAGTATTGGCAGGAAAGCACTTAgaagaattttcttaaattgttgGCACTAATCTGTTTTGACCCATTTTATGTTTCACTATCATGAAAAACTCTTAGCTTTTCAAAGTATGGACCAAAGGTGACCACACTTTCATTTCTAACTCCAGAGACGAAGGGCTCCCTATATCAAGCCTAGACACTGCTCTAAAAAGGCCAGCTCTGGCACAGACCAATGAGCCACACCTAGCCAGGAGCTTACACAGTACtctgcttcataaatatttaattttaaagcatttgagCAGCAGTTATTATATTTATCCGAATGATACAGTTTCTTTTCCAATGTATTTTACCTCTTTTCCTAAGGAGAACAATGAAAAGTTGTCTCATATTCAATGGctgaaataaattttagcattgCTTTCAGCTGTAACAGAAAAACTCACTAAGATTGAGAATGCATACTTGCATTCCCAGGTTATACAGGGCAGCTAAATAAtgaaattgtatttattataaaaataacacttttcattatagaaaatttggggaaaataaataggaaaattacCTATGAGTCCACCTATTAAGGTATAACCATGATGAACATTtcagtatgtttttctttttgtcttttttgcagGCATATATCTATACCtaggaaaaataatatctatatttGCTGACTTATAATTATACTATTTATGTATTTCTCTTGTGCTATTTTTGCTTCTACTGTGAACACTTTAATGTCATTAGCTATGCTTAGGAAACACTTTCTAAAAGGTGTATAATAGTTGTAGACATAATTAATTTactatttccttgttttctgatAGTTAGGACTTTTAAGataatacttaatttaaaaatgtaatttgaaaacaaataccGAGTTCATTTAATATGCATTCCTTCCTTTGAATTTACAGAACTGGGTTTATAGGCCCCAAAGGTCAACGAATCTTCCTTCTTCTCAGAGGAGTCCTTGGTTCTAGTGCCATGATCCTTTTATACTACGCCTACCAATCAACATCCCTCGCTGATGCCACGGTTATCTcatttagctgtccagtgttTACGTCTATAATTGCTTGCATATTTCTCAAGGAAAAGTATAGCCCTTGGGACGCTGTCTTCACTGCATTCACAATCACCGGAGTGATCCTTATCGTGAGGCCGCCATTTTTGTTTGGTTCCGAAGTCGAGGAGACGGATAAAGACTATTCAGTTCACCTGAAGGGTGCTTTCGCAGCACTTGTCCACGCTGTGTTTGCTGCCGTGACTTTAGTTATCCTAAGGAAAATAGGGACATCTGTGGACTACATGTTGAGCATTTGGTATTATGTAGTAGCTGGCCTTACCGAGTGCGTCATTGCCCTTTCTATATTAGGAGAATGGAGTCTGCCGCACTGTGGGTTGGACAGGCTATTTCTCATACTAATTGGGCTGTTTGGTTTGGGAGGTCAGGTGTTTCTCGCAAAAGCCATTCAAATAGAAAAAGCAGGGCTAGTAGCATTAATGAAGACTATGGATGTGGTCTTTGCTTTtatctttcagattattttctttcatgatgTGCCGTCGTGGTGGACAGTGGGTGGCTCCTTATGTGTAGTAGCCAGTAGCATTGGAGCGGCCGTTCGTAAATGGTACCAGAGCTCCAAATAAAGCATCATTGCTgaaatgtgtatttctttaaaGTACACCATCACCCCGTTGAGACATACCACCCGCCTACACACCTGGAAAATCTGCATTTACTTCATTGACTATATACATTTCATAGTTAAGGTACCATTTTTGAATATGGTATGTCTTTAATTAGTTGAGGATAGCCAGTCATTTGGGTgtagcaattattattttttgtgtatgtcagttattttctggttttggttttggctttGGTTGTTGGGGTGGCATTTGGTAAGAGAACACATCATTAGTTGAAgattttcatgttttggttttggcTTTGGTTGTTGGGGTGGCATTTGGTAAGAGAACACATCATTAGTTGAAGAAAAACTGCACAATTTTTTATGACTcaagtataaatatatgtaattttaaaaagtgtatttttgGTACTTGGTGGGAAGAAATTTTAGATTCTCTTTTAGCAGTGTAGAGGCTAAGAAACTTATTGATAATAATGCTGCTGTATAATTAGTGTTGTATTGAGAATTCATTTGAAATGTAATCTCATTTAGGAGGCCAAAGCTGAAACCTGGAGTAGGTGCCTACTTAATggtattaataaaacaaatgaattagcCTTATTTTCAAGGCTTTTATAAATTATTGTCATTCTTTTAACCCATATTTGTGCCTTTTCACTTTAATGCTGAAATTTTtatacataaacaaaaaaaatctttaaatcacCAAATTTGGctaatagttttctgttttagtgGCATTAGCATTTGTAGCTACATTCTGTAAGTTTAATTGTCCTCTGTTTTTTTTGAAACTGCACTAAATTTTTCTCAACTTTCTAAGTTAAGgtgtttaaaaatcataagaaagaAATCTTGGCGTGGCCAGTGTGCACATTTCCATCCTGAAGTGTTTTCCTTATACTAGAAATGTGATTTTCTATAAATTCTCTTTGAATTTATGGTGTGATgccaaataaaattttctcagggctttattaggttgaaccataagAAATTGATGAGATTTTAACTTACAAAAACCATAGTTCCTTATGGTTCACCCTATTAAGATACCTCTCTTACCTTCTAAACCAAATACTTAGGGGACTTTggagtatattttttttaattactttttaaaatacagtaatcCTAGTAAACTTATTTTTGTAGTCTTTTTCCCTTAtggaattatatataataatgctTCATGTTATATAGTAAATGTAAAGACCTGTGAATCCATGGTCGATTGATTTTTGTAGTTtcttcaataggaaaaaaaaaatcactgttaaaTTCTAGTATATCAGTATGATATTAAGTGTCAGTGCTGCACCATGATACTAACATCATGAATTCAAACGACACATTTTATGTCTGGAACTTCATCAGGCCAGTAT
This sequence is a window from Physeter macrocephalus isolate SW-GA chromosome 20, ASM283717v5, whole genome shotgun sequence. Protein-coding genes within it:
- the SLC35G1 gene encoding solute carrier family 35 member G1 produces the protein MRPVDDTGAAKRLESGLPLVDIPPPGSREESAATEVAETPGPGGCWQCPSLPCGSRAEQEAEKKAPCPGLGLFYTLLSAFLFSVGSLFVKKVQDIHAVEISAFRCVFQMLIIIPCLIYRKTGFIGPKGQRIFLLLRGVLGSSAMILLYYAYQSTSLADATVISFSCPVFTSIIACIFLKEKYSPWDAVFTAFTITGVILIVRPPFLFGSEVEETDKDYSVHLKGAFAALVHAVFAAVTLVILRKIGTSVDYMLSIWYYVVAGLTECVIALSILGEWSLPHCGLDRLFLILIGLFGLGGQVFLAKAIQIEKAGLVALMKTMDVVFAFIFQIIFFHDVPSWWTVGGSLCVVASSIGAAVRKWYQSSK